The following are from one region of the Stegostoma tigrinum isolate sSteTig4 chromosome 50, sSteTig4.hap1, whole genome shotgun sequence genome:
- the LOC125450136 gene encoding phosphorylase b kinase gamma catalytic chain, skeletal muscle/heart isoform-like isoform X2: protein MTRDLRQEEEVAASGFYQKYNPKEVIGRGVSSVVQRCIHKRTDMEYAVKIIEVTDESMSPDQLDEVRRSTQKEIEILQVVSGHPNIITLIDYYTSETVTFLVFDLMKRGELFDYLTHKVVLSEKETRNVMRELLEAIDYLHSRDIVHRDVKTENILLDEQAHIRLSDFGFACHLGPGEKLRELCGTPGYLAPELLTCSMDETHPGYGKEVDVWSAGVVMYTLLAGTPPFWHRKQMVMLHMIMEGKYQMTSNEWQDRSDTVKDLISRMLTVDPTKRITTGEALSHPFFQSYIPEVRHFSPLRMFRVAVWTTRACIRINENYRRMKLVTKEILIGNPYTIKAVRRLIDGCAFRIYGHWVKKGQYQNRAALFENSPKALLHTTLYLEKEDPQELGHMYSD, encoded by the exons ATGACGCGGGATTTGAGACAGGAGGAGGAGGTGGCGGCCAGTGGCTTCTATCAGAAATATAATCCCAAGGAGGTGATCGGAAG GGGGGTCAGCAGTGTGGTCCAGAGATGCATCCACAAGAGGACGGACATGGAGTACGCTGTGAAGATCATCGAGGTTACCGACGAGAGCATGAGCCCGGACCAGCTGGACGAGGTCCGCAGATCCACCCAGAAGGAGATCGAGATCTTACAGGTGGTCTCCGGACATCCGAACATCA TCACACTCATTGACTACTACACCTCTGAGACCGTTACCTTCCTCGTGTTTGATCT GATGAAGCGAGGGGAGCTGTTTGACTACCTCACTCACAAAGTGGTGCTGAGCGAGAAGGAAACCag GAATGTTATGAGGGAGCTCCTAGAGGCCATTGACTATCTCCACAGCCGGGACATCGTGCACCGGGATGTGAAAACCGAGAATATCCTGCTGGATGAACAGGCCCATATCCGACTCTCTGACTTTGGCTTTGCCTGTCACCTTGGGCCGGGTGAGAAGCTCCGAG AACTCTGCGGGACCCCCGGTTACCTGGCTCCTGAGCTTCTCACCTGCTCCATGGACGAGACGCACCCAGGTTATGGCAAAGAGGTGGATGT ctgGTCCGCTGGGGTAGTCATGTACACCCTCTTGGCTGGTACTCCGCCCTTCTGGCACCGCAAACAGATGGTGATGCTGCACATGATCATGGAGGGCAAGTACCAGATGACTTCGAACGAATGGCAGGATCGATCGGACACTGTCAAAGACCTG ATCTCAAGGATGCTGACCGTGGACCCTACCAAGAGAATCACCACAGGAGAAGCTCTGAGCCACCCGTTCTTCCAGAGTTACATTCCAGAAGTTCGACATTTCAGCCCCCTCCGAATGTTCCGG GTGGCCGTGTGGACAACACGGGCCTGTATCCGTATCAACGAGAACTACAGGCGAATGAAGCTGGTGACCAAGGAGATCCTGATCGGCAACCCCTACACCATCAAGGCTGTGCGCAGGCTGATCGACGGTTGTGCCTTCCGTATCTACGGGCACTGGGTGAAGAAAGGACAGTATCAGAACCGAGCGGCACTCTTCGAGAACTCTCCCAAAGCCCTGCTGCACACCACCCTCTACCTCGAGAAAGAGGACCCGCAG
- the LOC125450136 gene encoding phosphorylase b kinase gamma catalytic chain, skeletal muscle/heart isoform-like isoform X1 — protein MHHPSPNMFTGTRLPQNTLQPTQLLPGNTLSPMQRWGAELDKMEQHLHEESVSVSSFNPFSQDSSQENMTRDLRQEEEVAASGFYQKYNPKEVIGRGVSSVVQRCIHKRTDMEYAVKIIEVTDESMSPDQLDEVRRSTQKEIEILQVVSGHPNIITLIDYYTSETVTFLVFDLMKRGELFDYLTHKVVLSEKETRNVMRELLEAIDYLHSRDIVHRDVKTENILLDEQAHIRLSDFGFACHLGPGEKLRELCGTPGYLAPELLTCSMDETHPGYGKEVDVWSAGVVMYTLLAGTPPFWHRKQMVMLHMIMEGKYQMTSNEWQDRSDTVKDLISRMLTVDPTKRITTGEALSHPFFQSYIPEVRHFSPLRMFRVAVWTTRACIRINENYRRMKLVTKEILIGNPYTIKAVRRLIDGCAFRIYGHWVKKGQYQNRAALFENSPKALLHTTLYLEKEDPQELGHMYSD, from the exons ATGCACCACCCAAGCCCCAACATGTTCACAGGCACACGTCTTCCCCAAAACACCCTCCAGCCGACTCAGCTACTGCCTGGCAACACGTTGTCACCCATGCAGCGATGGGGGGCCGAGCTGGACAAGATGGAGCAGCATCTTCACGAGGAGTCTGTCTCGG TTTCCAGCTTCAATCCGTTCTCGCAGGATTCTTCGCAGGAAAACATGACGCGGGATTTGAGACAGGAGGAGGAGGTGGCGGCCAGTGGCTTCTATCAGAAATATAATCCCAAGGAGGTGATCGGAAG GGGGGTCAGCAGTGTGGTCCAGAGATGCATCCACAAGAGGACGGACATGGAGTACGCTGTGAAGATCATCGAGGTTACCGACGAGAGCATGAGCCCGGACCAGCTGGACGAGGTCCGCAGATCCACCCAGAAGGAGATCGAGATCTTACAGGTGGTCTCCGGACATCCGAACATCA TCACACTCATTGACTACTACACCTCTGAGACCGTTACCTTCCTCGTGTTTGATCT GATGAAGCGAGGGGAGCTGTTTGACTACCTCACTCACAAAGTGGTGCTGAGCGAGAAGGAAACCag GAATGTTATGAGGGAGCTCCTAGAGGCCATTGACTATCTCCACAGCCGGGACATCGTGCACCGGGATGTGAAAACCGAGAATATCCTGCTGGATGAACAGGCCCATATCCGACTCTCTGACTTTGGCTTTGCCTGTCACCTTGGGCCGGGTGAGAAGCTCCGAG AACTCTGCGGGACCCCCGGTTACCTGGCTCCTGAGCTTCTCACCTGCTCCATGGACGAGACGCACCCAGGTTATGGCAAAGAGGTGGATGT ctgGTCCGCTGGGGTAGTCATGTACACCCTCTTGGCTGGTACTCCGCCCTTCTGGCACCGCAAACAGATGGTGATGCTGCACATGATCATGGAGGGCAAGTACCAGATGACTTCGAACGAATGGCAGGATCGATCGGACACTGTCAAAGACCTG ATCTCAAGGATGCTGACCGTGGACCCTACCAAGAGAATCACCACAGGAGAAGCTCTGAGCCACCCGTTCTTCCAGAGTTACATTCCAGAAGTTCGACATTTCAGCCCCCTCCGAATGTTCCGG GTGGCCGTGTGGACAACACGGGCCTGTATCCGTATCAACGAGAACTACAGGCGAATGAAGCTGGTGACCAAGGAGATCCTGATCGGCAACCCCTACACCATCAAGGCTGTGCGCAGGCTGATCGACGGTTGTGCCTTCCGTATCTACGGGCACTGGGTGAAGAAAGGACAGTATCAGAACCGAGCGGCACTCTTCGAGAACTCTCCCAAAGCCCTGCTGCACACCACCCTCTACCTCGAGAAAGAGGACCCGCAG